Part of the bacterium genome is shown below.
AAAAAGCGATTAGCCGAGCCAAGGCCGGCGCCTGATAAATGTTATTGGTAAAAAGAGGAACCGGTTGATAACTAGAATTTTGCGGTTTTTCAGCCGTTAAAAATTTATAAGTCAAAATCCCGAAATATTCGGGACCGATCTGGGTATCAATATCAAAAGCGGAAACAAGAATATTCTCATAGGGAATTTCCAGTGGGTCAATTATTAATTTCTTGGCTTCTTTAATCGCCCAAGTTTCATTGGCGCCTTTGCCGGCAATTTCTCCTGGTAAATTAGCGGGATGACAAGTAATTAAAAATTTAAAAAAATCTTTTTCAAACTCCCCTTTTATTTTCTGGGCGGTTATTTCTCCGGCGGCGCCGGCTATTTGCTCAATGGCCAAAACAACAATCAATTTATCCTTTGAATAATTGGCATTTTTCAAACTCAAAAAAGATTCCCGAATAACTTCGTAGGGCTCTTTATACATCGGAAAAATTATCAGGTGATAAATATTTTGCCAGTTTTTGGTTGCCGATTGCCGGTTGTCGGTCAGTTTATCAATCCAATTTATTTTCTTGTTCGCCCGCATCTGCCTGAAACTGGCTTGTAAATGAAAATATAAAAATATGGTTTTACAAAGCCAATAGCAGTCAAAAATAATAATGAAAACCGCCACCCAGACCGGCTGTTTAAAAGATAAAAATGCCAAAAGCCCCAAAGTCAGCCACGCCAAAGCCCCCGGAAAAATTTCTAAAAGTTTTGTTTTCATTTAAAGATTGTTTATGACTTGTGAATTTGCCTTTCAGAACCAGAATAATTTTGCTCCAGCGGCAAAATTTTCTTTTCCCTCGGCGTCCAAACTCCGCTTTGCGGAGACCAATCTTTAG
Proteins encoded:
- a CDS encoding glycosyltransferase family 2 protein gives rise to the protein MKTKLLEIFPGALAWLTLGLLAFLSFKQPVWVAVFIIIFDCYWLCKTIFLYFHLQASFRQMRANKKINWIDKLTDNRQSATKNWQNIYHLIIFPMYKEPYEVIRESFLSLKNANYSKDKLIVVLAIEQIAGAAGEITAQKIKGEFEKDFFKFLITCHPANLPGEIAGKGANETWAIKEAKKLIIDPLEIPYENILVSAFDIDTQIGPEYFGILTYKFLTAEKPQNSSYQPVPLFTNNIYQAPALARLIAFSTTFWMMMHQSWPERLTTFSSHSMPFKALVEIGFWQTNVVSEDSRIFWQFFLHYKGDWQVIPLLYPVYMDANVTPSFWRTIKNLYKQQRRWAWGVENVPYILSEFSVKKISWGQKIYRGFHLMEDFHSWATNALIIFIFGWLPVLIGGANFDISLLSYNLPRVTSFIMTLASIGIVTSAALALSLLPPKPKKFKFRHYIFYLAQWILMPITLIIMGSFPALEAQTRLMLGKKFHLDFWATPKSRSKITG